In Deinococcus taeanensis, one DNA window encodes the following:
- a CDS encoding sensor histidine kinase translates to MKLFPRLFLGHLLVILVALAALFLMAELTAPSFYRHHVEQMVTLLGPEGRALRLDLENGMRRTLNAALIAAVPFAVLVAAVTASLTSQRIVRSVQLLSAGSQALATGHYGRRLPETGRDELAALAHNFNVLASSLQRVEQDRVTLIGNVGHELRTPLAALRGYTEALTDGLMTPERVAPAIAREVRAMERLASDLSLVSRVEAGQVALRPSTFEVGDLLIAAVDRFEEAFQERGVKLRWQAVASPLAVQADFERALQVLSNILTNALKHTPPGKQVILTAQRVNGEVAFAVQDTGNGIPPEHLGRIFERFYRVDSARTRSEGSGVGLTIARGLVEQMGGTIGVTSGPEGSTFTFTLPPA, encoded by the coding sequence GTGAAGCTGTTTCCTCGGCTTTTCCTGGGACACCTGCTCGTGATCCTCGTTGCCCTGGCCGCCCTGTTCCTGATGGCCGAGCTTACGGCGCCCAGCTTCTACCGCCATCACGTCGAGCAGATGGTGACACTCCTGGGTCCTGAGGGGCGTGCCCTCCGGCTGGACCTGGAAAATGGAATGCGCCGGACGCTGAACGCGGCCCTGATTGCCGCCGTGCCGTTCGCGGTGCTGGTGGCCGCCGTGACCGCTTCCCTCACCTCGCAGCGCATCGTGCGGTCTGTGCAGCTGCTGTCCGCCGGGAGTCAGGCCCTGGCGACAGGACACTACGGGCGGCGGCTGCCCGAGACGGGCCGTGATGAACTGGCCGCCCTGGCCCACAACTTCAACGTGCTGGCGAGTTCACTGCAACGGGTCGAGCAGGACCGGGTGACGCTGATCGGCAATGTGGGCCATGAGCTCAGAACGCCGCTCGCGGCCCTCCGGGGGTACACGGAGGCCCTGACAGACGGGCTCATGACACCCGAGCGGGTGGCGCCGGCCATCGCGCGTGAGGTCCGCGCCATGGAACGGCTGGCCAGTGATCTGAGTCTGGTGTCCAGAGTGGAGGCCGGTCAGGTGGCGCTGCGTCCCAGTACCTTCGAGGTCGGTGACCTCCTCATCGCTGCCGTGGACCGCTTCGAAGAGGCCTTCCAGGAGCGGGGCGTGAAGCTCAGGTGGCAAGCCGTGGCCAGTCCGCTTGCCGTTCAGGCGGATTTCGAGCGGGCGCTTCAGGTACTGTCCAACATCCTGACAAACGCACTGAAGCACACGCCCCCCGGAAAGCAGGTCATCCTGACGGCGCAGCGCGTGAACGGAGAAGTTGCCTTTGCCGTGCAGGACACTGGCAACGGGATTCCTCCCGAGCATCTGGGCCGCATCTTTGAGCGCTTCTACCGTGTGGATTCCGCCCGGACCCGGAGTGAGGGCAGCGGGGTCGGTCTGACCATCGCGCGCGGCCTGGTGGAGCAGATGGGGGGAACCATCGGGGTGACGTCAGGACCAGAGGGAAGCACCTTCACGTTCACCCTCCCGCCTGCCTGA